A region from the Mycobacteriales bacterium genome encodes:
- the rplJ gene encoding 50S ribosomal protein L10 → MAQPDKVAAVAELSTRFRDASAALLTEYRGLTTAQLTELRRDLGSTTTYAVVKNTLTRRAAGDAGLAELGELLSGPTAIAFVQGDPVEAAKGLRDFARANPTLIIKGGVVDGTPLSAQEIGRLADLESREVLLGKLAGAMMANLSKAAGLFQAPLSQMARLAAALQEKLPAENTAADDTAAETAEAPPADATAADSAPAEAAADAAPAEAPTDTAG, encoded by the coding sequence GTGGCGCAACCCGACAAGGTCGCCGCCGTCGCCGAGCTGAGCACTCGCTTCCGTGACGCGTCCGCGGCCCTGCTGACCGAATACCGCGGCCTGACCACCGCGCAGCTGACCGAGCTGCGACGGGACCTCGGGTCCACCACGACGTACGCCGTGGTCAAGAACACCCTGACGAGGCGGGCTGCCGGCGATGCCGGTCTCGCCGAACTCGGGGAGCTGCTCAGCGGTCCGACGGCTATCGCCTTCGTCCAGGGTGACCCGGTCGAGGCGGCCAAGGGACTGCGTGACTTCGCCCGGGCCAATCCGACCCTGATCATCAAGGGCGGAGTGGTCGACGGCACGCCGCTGTCCGCGCAGGAGATCGGCCGGCTGGCCGACCTCGAGTCCCGCGAGGTGCTACTCGGCAAGCTCGCCGGGGCGATGATGGCGAACCTGTCCAAGGCGGCTGGGCTCTTCCAGGCCCCGCTCTCGCAGATGGCGCGGCTGGCCGCGGCACTGCAGGAGAAGCTCCCTGCAGAGAACACCGCAGCCGACGACACCGCAGCCGAGACCGCCGAGGCCCCCCCGGCCGACGCCACCGCTGCCGACTCCGCTCCGGCCGAGGCTGCTGCCGACGCCGCTCCGGCCGAGGCGCCGACCGACACCGCGGGCTGA
- the rplL gene encoding 50S ribosomal protein L7/L12 — protein sequence MAKMSTDDLLDQFKDMTLLELSEFVKQFEETFDVTAAAPVAAAAAAPAAAGEAEAPAEQDEFDVILEGAGDKKIQVIKEVRSLTSLGLKEAKDLVDGAPKPVLEKVNKEGAEKAKEALEKAGATVSVK from the coding sequence ATGGCGAAGATGAGCACCGACGACCTGCTCGACCAGTTCAAGGACATGACGCTGCTCGAGCTGTCCGAGTTCGTGAAGCAGTTCGAAGAGACGTTCGACGTCACCGCCGCCGCCCCGGTGGCCGCCGCCGCCGCGGCCCCCGCGGCCGCCGGTGAGGCCGAGGCGCCCGCCGAGCAGGACGAGTTCGACGTGATCCTCGAGGGCGCCGGCGACAAGAAGATCCAGGTCATCAAGGAGGTGCGGTCGCTCACGAGCCTGGGCCTGAAGGAGGCCAAGGATCTCGTCGACGGCGCCCCCAAGCCCGTGCTGGAGAAGGTCAACAAGGAAGGCGCCGAGAAGGCCAAGGAGGCCCTCGAGAAGGCCGGCGCCACCGTTTCGGTCAAGTAA